The genomic interval TCGCCATCGCCATGAACCAGCTGGGCGGCAAGTCCAACACCGGTGAGGGCGGCGAGGACGCGGACCGGCTGTACGACCCGGCACGGCGTTCGTCGATCAAGCAGGTCGCCTCCGGCCGCTTCGGCGTGACCTCCGAGTACCTGGTCAACGCGGACGACATCCAGATCAAGATGGCCCAGGGTGCCAAGCCCGGCGAGGGCGGCCAGCTGCCCGGCCACAAGGTGTACCCGTGGGTCGCCAAGACCCGGCACTCCACCCCGGGTGTCGGTCTGATCTCCCCGCCGCCGCACCACGACATCTACTCGATCGAGGACCTGGCCCAGCTGATCCACGACCTGAAGAACGCGAACCCGCAGGCGCGGATTCACGTGAAGCTGGTCTCCGAGGTCGGCGTCGGCACGGTCGCGGCGGGTGTGTCCAAGGCGCACGCGGACGTCGTGCTCATCTCGGGTCACGACGGTGGTACGGGTGCCTCCCCGCTCACCTCGCTGAAGCACGCGGGCGGCCCCTGGGAGCTCGGTCTCGCCGAGACCCAGCAGACCCTGCTGCTCAACGGCCTGCGCGACCGGATCGTCGTCCAGACCGACGGTCAGCTCAAGACCGGCCGTGACGTCGTCATCGCCGCGCTGCTCGGCGCCGAGGAGTTCGGTTTCGCGACCGCGCCGCTCGTCGTCTCCGGCTGCGTCATGATGCGCGTCTGCCACCTGGACACCTGCCCGGTCGGCATCGCCACCCAGAACCCGGTGCTCCGCGACCGGTTCACGGGCAAGGCCGAGTACGTCGTCAACTTCTTCAAGTTCATCGCCGAAGAAGTCCGCGAGATCCTCGCCGAGCTGGGCTTCCGCTCCATCGAGGAGGCCGTCGGCCACGCCGAGACGCTCGACGTCGAGCGGGCCGTCAACCACTGGAAGGCGCAGGGCCTGGACCTGTCCCCGCTCTTCTACGTGCCCGAGCTGCCCGAGGGCACCCCGCTGCACCAGGTCATCGAGCAGGACCACGGTCTGGAGAAGGCGCTCGACAACGAGCTCATCAAGCTCGCCGCCGACGCCCTGGCCGCCGACTCGGCGACCGACGCCCAGCCGGTGCGCGCCCAGGTCGCGATCCGCAACATCAACCGCACGGTCGGCACCATGCTCGGCCACGAGGTGACGAAGAAGTTCGGTGGCGCGGGCCTGCCCGACGACACCATCGACATCACCTTCACGGGCTCGGCAGGACAGTCCTTCGGCGCCTTCCTGCCGCGCGGTGTCACGCTGCGCCTGGAGGGCGACGCCAACGACTACGTCGGCAAGGGCCTCTCCGGCGGCCGGGTGATCGTCCGTCCCGACCGGGGCGCCGACCACCTCGCCGAGTTCTCCACGATCGCCGGCAACACCATCGCCTACGGCGCGACCGGCGGCGAGCTGTTCCTGCGCGGTCGTACCGGTGAGCGGTTCTGTGTCCGCAACTCCGGCGCGCTGGTCGTCTCCGAGGGCGTGGGCGACCACGGCTGCGAGTACATGACCGGCGGTCACGCGGTGGTCCTCGGCGAGACCGGGCGCAACTTCGCGGCCGGCATGTCCGGCGGTGTCGCCTACGTGATCGATCTCGACCCGGACAACGTCAATGTCGGCAACGTGAACGCCGTAGAGGCCCTGGACGACGCCGACAAGCAGTGGCTGCACGACGTGGTGCGCCGTCACCAGGAGGAGACCGCCTCTACGGTCGCCGAGAAGCTGCTCGCCGAGTGGGACTCCGCGGTCGAACGCTTCAGCAAGATCATCCCCAGTACGTACAAGGCAGTGCTCGCCGCCAAGGACGCCGCCGAGCAGGCGGGACTCTCCGAGTCCGAGATCACCGAGAAGATGATGGAGGCGGCGATCAATGGCTGACCCGAAGGGCTTCCTGAACCACGGGCGCGAGGTCGCCAAGTCCCGCCCGGTCGACGTACGCCTGAAGGACTGGAACGAGGTCTACGTCCCCGGCTCCCTGCTGCCGATCATCAGCAAGCAGGCCAGCCGCTGCATGGACTGCGGCATCCCGTTCTGTCACAACGGCTGTCCGCTCGGGAACCTCATCCCCGAGTGGAACGACTTCGCCTACCGCGAGGACTGGTCCGCCGCCTCCGAGCGGCTGCACGCGACCAACAACTTCCCGGAGTTCACCGGTCGTCTGTGCCCCGCTCCCTGTGAGTCGGCGTGTGTGCTCGGCATCAACCAGCCGCCGGTCACCATCAAGAACGTCGAGGTCTCGATCATCGACAAGGCGTGGGACAGCGGTGACGTCGAGCCGCAGGCCCCCGAGCGCCTGTCCGGCAAGACCGTCGCGGTGATCGGGTCCGGCCCCGCCGGTCTCGCCGCCGCGCAGCAGCTCACGCGGGCCGGTCACACCGTCGCCGTCTACGAGCGCGCGGACCGCGTCGGAGGCCTCCTGCGGTACGGCATCCCCGAGTTCAAGATGGAGAAGCGGCACATCAACCGGCGCATCGAGCAGATGCGCGCGGAGGGCACCCGCTTCCGCACCGGCATCGAGATCGGCCGCGACCTCAGGGCCACCGACCTCAAGAAGCGCTACGACGCGATCGTCATTGCCGCCGGTGCCACGACCGCCCGTGACCTGCCGGTCCCCGGCCGCGAGCTCAAGGGCATCCACCAGGCGATGGAGTACCTGCCGCTGGCCAACAAGGTGCAGGAGGGCGACTTCGTGGCGCCCCCCATCACCGCCGAGGGCAAGCACGTCATCGTCATCGGCGGCGGCGACACCGGCGCCGACTGCGTGGGCACCGCCCACCGCCAGGGCGCGGCCTCGGTCACCCAGCTGGAGATCATGCCGAGGCCCGGCGAGGACCGTGCCCCGCACCAGCCGTGGCCGACCTTCCCGATGCTCTACAAGGTCACCTCCGCGCACGAGGAGGGCGGCGAGCGGGTCTACTCCGTCTCGACGACCCACTTCGAGGGCGACGAGGACGGCAACGTCCAGTGGCTGCACCTCAGCGAGGTCGAGTTCATCGACGGCAAGCTGACCCCGAAGCCGGGCACGGAGCGCAAGATCCCCGCCCAGCTGGTCACCCTCGCGATGGGCTTCACCGGCACCGACCGCGAGAACGGCCTGGTCGAGCAGTTCGGCCTGGAGCTCGACGAGCGCGGCAACATCGCCCGCGACGCCGACTTCCAGACCAACGTGCCGGGCGTCTTCGTCGCCGGTGACGCGGGCCGCGGCCAGTCGCTCATCGTGTGGGCGATCGCGGAGGGCCGCTCGGCCGCCCGCGGCTGCGACCGCTTCCTGACCGGCGCGAGCCAACTCCCCGCACCGATCCGGCCGACGGACCGCTCGCTGATGGTCTGACCCACCCCGAAGAACGTCCCGTACAAAGGCGTACGGAACACTGACGGCGCCTGCCTCCACGTCCCCGACCGGACCGGAAGGCAGGCGCCGTCGCCTTTCCTACGGCACCTTGTACGTCTCCCCGTACACCTGCCACTCCAGCGGTGTCCTCAGGTCCAGGTTCCCTTCGTCCAGGAACCGCCGCTGCGCGGTGTCGACGCGGGAGGTGTCGTAGACGAACTGGCCGAGGGGGCCGAGTCCGTCGAGCTTGGCGAGGCGGACCGCGGGGTCGAAGTAGACCCGGTCGCGGGCCGTGTCCTGGGCCTTCCGGAAGATGTAGGCGTAGGCGCTGCGCCAGTCGAGGGTGGAGTTCTCGGCGCTCGCCACGAGCTGCTGCGCGAGGTCCTTCTCGGCGGGGGCGGCCAGGCCGGGCGGCGCGCCGGCGAGCACGTCGGTGTCGGCCGCGCCGCCGGCCCCCTCGGCCCAGGCTTTGGCGCCCTCGGCACCCTTGGCGTCTTCGGCCGCCTGCGACCGGTAGGCGGAGGAGAGGTCGGGGCCCGCCCCTCCCGCGCCGGGATCCTCGGACGCGAGGAGCAGCAGGCGGGCTGGTTTCACCGGCCTCCCGTCAGGTCGGCGACCTTGGCCCAGGTGGCCACCAGGAGCACGAGCAGCAGTACGGCGCACGCTCCCGCCTGCACCAGGGCGCGACGGCCGTCCCGGGGCGCGTACGCGTAGGCGAGGGTGACGACGGCTCCGGCGAGCAGGCCGCCGAGGTGGCCCTGCCAGGACGTCAGCCCCGCGGAGATCAACAGCCACAGCAGCAGGCCTGCCATGAAGCGGTTGACCTGGGCCATGTCGGCGCCGAGCCGCCGGGCCATCACGTAGTAGGCGGCCCCGAGTCCGAAGATCGCGCCGGACGCGCCGAGCGTGGGCTCGGTGGGCGCGATCAGCAGGACGAGGACCGAGCCGCCGAGCGCTGAGAGCAGATAGAGGGCGAGGTACCGGATCCGGCCGAGCTGGAGCTCGACCACGCGGCCGATGTTCCACAGCGACACCATGTTCATCACGATGTGCAGGATCCCGAACGTGCCCCCGGTGGGCGGCAGATGGAGGAACGCGCCGGTCAGCAGCCGGTACCACTCGCCGTCGACGACACCCTCGGCGTGGAAGTCGGCGGGATAGGAGGCCTGCCACACGTAGTGGCCGCCGTCCGGGCCCACCAGGCCGACGCCCAGCATCTCGAACCGGTCCACGATCGCCGGGCGCACGAGCTCGCCGACGTAGGCGAACACGTTGAGGCCGATGAGGACGTACGTCACCAGCGGTACGGCAGAGATCCGCCCGCCGAACGCGGTCCGGGCCTGCCGCACCGACCGCGCCCCCTCCCGCACGCACTCCGGGCACTGGTGGCCGACGGCCGCCTCCCGCATGCAGTGCGGGCAGATGTACCGCTCGCAGCGGGTGCAGCGGACATGGGACTCCACCGCGGGGTGGCGATAGCAGGTGGTGACGGTGGATTCGGGTTCCACGGCCGGCTCTCCTCAAAGTGACAGGGGTGATGATCGAGCCGGTGGGGTCGGCGGCGAACAAAATAGCGAACTCCGGTGAGGGGAGACCGCGCCGGGGCCGGAGTCGGCTGTCCGCCCCGTTGGCTTGGCCGCACGACCGTGCCACGCTGTCAGTGATCCGACGGGGAGGCGACGACGTATGGACGGCGCGCGATCGGTGAACCAGACGGCTCGGGGAGAGGCCGGCAAGGGCGAGAGGCTCGCCGACTGGGCGGACGGGCGGCTCGGCCTGTACGCGCTGGCCAAGGCCAACATGCGCAAGGTCTTTCCGGACCACTGGTCGTTCATGCTGGGCGAGGTCTGTCTCTACAGCTTCCTCATCCTGATCCTCACGGGCGTCTATCTCACGCTGTTCTTCGAGCCCAGCGGGGTCGAGGTCGTCTATCACGGCTCCTACGAGCCCCTCAACGGCGTGGTGATGACCAGGGCCTACGAGTCCACGCTCGACATCAGCTTCGACGTGCGCGGCGGACTGCTGATCCGGCAGATCCACCACTGGGCGGCCCTCGTCTTCGTGACCGGCATGCTCGTGCACATGATGCGGGTGTTCTTCACCGGCGCCTTCCGCAAGCCGCGCGAGCTCAACTGGGTGTTCGGCTGGACCCTGCTGTTCCTCGGCATCATCACCGGCCTGACCGGCTACTCCCTCCCCGACGACCTGCTGTCCGGCACCGGCATCCGCTTCGCCGACGGGGCGATCCTGTCCGTCCCGATCGTCGGGACGTATCTGTCGTTCTTCCTGTTCGGCGGGGAGTTCCCGGGCCACGACATCATCCCGCGGCTCTTCCCGATCCATGTGCTGCTGCTGCCCGGGATCATGCTCGGCCTGGTGGTCGCCCATCTGATCCTGGTCTTCTACCACAAGCACACCCAGTACCCGGGGCCCGGCCGTGACAACAGGTCCGTGGTCGGCATGCCCTTCCTGCCGGTCTACATGGCCAAGGCGGGCGGCTTCTTCTTCCTGACCTTCGGCGTGCTGGCGCTCATGGGAGGACTCGCCCAGATCAACCCCGTGTGGGCGTTCGGGCCGTACAGCCCGCACCTGGTGACCACCGGCGCCCAGCCCGACTGGTACCTCGGCTTCTCCGAGGGGCTGATCCGGGTGATGCCGGGATGGGAGATCAACGTCTGGGGCCACACCCTGGAACCCGGTGTCTTCATCCCCTTCTCGCTCTTCCCGCTGATCCTGCTCGCGATCGGGGTCTACCCCTTCGTCGAGGCGTGGGTCACCGGCGACAAGCGCGAGCACCACATCCTGGACCGGCCGCGCAACGCCCCCGTCCGCACGGGGCTGGGCGTCGCCTGGCTGAGCCTGTACGTGGTGCTGCTGATCGGCGGCGGCAACGACATCGTGGCCACGCATCTGCATCTGTCGATCAACGCGATCACCTGGTTCGTGCGGGTCTCCGTGTTCGTGGCGCCGGTGCTCGCCTTCGTGATCACCAAGCGCGTCTGCCTCGGGCTCCAGCGCCGGGACCGGGACAAGGTGCTGCACGGACGGGAGACCGGCACCATCAGGCGGCTCCCGCACGGGGAGTACGTGGAGGTCCACGAGCCCCTCGCGCAGGAGCAGCTGCACACCCTCACCCAGCACGAGCAGGAACCGCCGTACGAGATCGGGCCGTTGACCGACGCCAACGGGGTGCGGCGGCCGGTCAGGCGTTCCCAGCGGATGCGGGCCGGGCTCGCGCGGGTGATGTTCGGGCCCGATACGCGGATCGCGAAGCCGACGGTGGAGGAGTACCGGGAGGTCACCAGCGGCGACCACCACTGAGGACTGTCGCGCGGCACTCGTCGGGGCTGCCCCACGCGGTGCGCAGGGCGCGGGCCTTGGTGAGCCACAGGGACAGGTCGTACTCGGCCGTGTACCCGATGGCGCCGTGGAGCTGGAGCGCGGTACGGGCGGCCCGGTACGCCGCCTCGCACGCCGTGACCTTGGCGGCGGCGACGTCTTCCCGGGTCATCGTCAGGGCGGCGCCGAGGACCAGGGGGCGCGCGAACTCCAACGCGATCTTCACGTCGGCGAGTTGGTGCTTGACGGCCTGGAAGGAACCGATGGGGACGCCGAACTGGGTGCGCTGCCTGACGTAGGAGACGGTCCTGTCGAGAAGGGCGAGGCCGACGCCGAGGGCCTGGGCGGCGGTGGTGAGGCGGGCGGTGGTGAGGGCGCGCGCCGTGGCCGCGGCCACCTGGGGGCCGGTGGCGAGCGGTTGTCCCCCGGTGGGGAGGGGGAAGAGGCGGCGGGCGGGGTCCAGGGACGGGTGCGCCGGAGGGGCCGAATGGGGCCGAAGGTCCTTCAGGGGCGCGGGGAACTGCGTGACCAGCCCCCACTCGCCCGCATCCGAGATCGCCAGCCGGACCTCCGCCACGTCCGCGTCCAGCGCATACGACCCCGTCGTCACGGTCGCCACCGCTTCACCGGACGCCAGCGCGGGCAGCAGCCGCTTCGCCGGGCCCGTGTCGTCCAGCGCCGTGAGCAGCGTCGCCGCCGTCACCGTCTCCACCAAGGGGCCCGGTACCGCGTGCCGCCCCAACTCCACGAAGGCCACGGCGAGTTCCACCGGGCGCGGTCCCAGGCCCTCGTACGCCTCCGGTACCGCCAGTGCGAACACGCCCGCCCCGGCGATACGGCCCCACAGTGCGCGCCCGCTGTCATGGTCGCCGCGGCTCCAGTCCCGTACGACGGAGGGCGTGTCGGCCGCGGTCAGCATGGAGTTCAGCGAGGCGGCGAACTCCCGCTGCTCGGCGTCCAGAAGGAAACGCATCAGCGGCGGCCCTTCGGCAGGCCCAGCAGGCGTTCGGCGATGATGTCGCGCTGGATCTCGTTCGTGCCGGCGTAGATGGGGCCGG from Streptomyces sp. CC0208 carries:
- a CDS encoding glutamate synthase subunit beta, yielding MADPKGFLNHGREVAKSRPVDVRLKDWNEVYVPGSLLPIISKQASRCMDCGIPFCHNGCPLGNLIPEWNDFAYREDWSAASERLHATNNFPEFTGRLCPAPCESACVLGINQPPVTIKNVEVSIIDKAWDSGDVEPQAPERLSGKTVAVIGSGPAGLAAAQQLTRAGHTVAVYERADRVGGLLRYGIPEFKMEKRHINRRIEQMRAEGTRFRTGIEIGRDLRATDLKKRYDAIVIAAGATTARDLPVPGRELKGIHQAMEYLPLANKVQEGDFVAPPITAEGKHVIVIGGGDTGADCVGTAHRQGAASVTQLEIMPRPGEDRAPHQPWPTFPMLYKVTSAHEEGGERVYSVSTTHFEGDEDGNVQWLHLSEVEFIDGKLTPKPGTERKIPAQLVTLAMGFTGTDRENGLVEQFGLELDERGNIARDADFQTNVPGVFVAGDAGRGQSLIVWAIAEGRSAARGCDRFLTGASQLPAPIRPTDRSLMV
- a CDS encoding chitosanase, encoding MKPARLLLLASEDPGAGGAGPDLSSAYRSQAAEDAKGAEGAKAWAEGAGGAADTDVLAGAPPGLAAPAEKDLAQQLVASAENSTLDWRSAYAYIFRKAQDTARDRVYFDPAVRLAKLDGLGPLGQFVYDTSRVDTAQRRFLDEGNLDLRTPLEWQVYGETYKVP
- a CDS encoding rhomboid family intramembrane serine protease; its protein translation is MEPESTVTTCYRHPAVESHVRCTRCERYICPHCMREAAVGHQCPECVREGARSVRQARTAFGGRISAVPLVTYVLIGLNVFAYVGELVRPAIVDRFEMLGVGLVGPDGGHYVWQASYPADFHAEGVVDGEWYRLLTGAFLHLPPTGGTFGILHIVMNMVSLWNIGRVVELQLGRIRYLALYLLSALGGSVLVLLIAPTEPTLGASGAIFGLGAAYYVMARRLGADMAQVNRFMAGLLLWLLISAGLTSWQGHLGGLLAGAVVTLAYAYAPRDGRRALVQAGACAVLLLVLLVATWAKVADLTGGR
- a CDS encoding cytochrome bc complex cytochrome b subunit, encoding MDGARSVNQTARGEAGKGERLADWADGRLGLYALAKANMRKVFPDHWSFMLGEVCLYSFLILILTGVYLTLFFEPSGVEVVYHGSYEPLNGVVMTRAYESTLDISFDVRGGLLIRQIHHWAALVFVTGMLVHMMRVFFTGAFRKPRELNWVFGWTLLFLGIITGLTGYSLPDDLLSGTGIRFADGAILSVPIVGTYLSFFLFGGEFPGHDIIPRLFPIHVLLLPGIMLGLVVAHLILVFYHKHTQYPGPGRDNRSVVGMPFLPVYMAKAGGFFFLTFGVLALMGGLAQINPVWAFGPYSPHLVTTGAQPDWYLGFSEGLIRVMPGWEINVWGHTLEPGVFIPFSLFPLILLAIGVYPFVEAWVTGDKREHHILDRPRNAPVRTGLGVAWLSLYVVLLIGGGNDIVATHLHLSINAITWFVRVSVFVAPVLAFVITKRVCLGLQRRDRDKVLHGRETGTIRRLPHGEYVEVHEPLAQEQLHTLTQHEQEPPYEIGPLTDANGVRRPVRRSQRMRAGLARVMFGPDTRIAKPTVEEYREVTSGDHH
- a CDS encoding acyl-CoA dehydrogenase family protein, whose translation is MRFLLDAEQREFAASLNSMLTAADTPSVVRDWSRGDHDSGRALWGRIAGAGVFALAVPEAYEGLGPRPVELAVAFVELGRHAVPGPLVETVTAATLLTALDDTGPAKRLLPALASGEAVATVTTGSYALDADVAEVRLAISDAGEWGLVTQFPAPLKDLRPHSAPPAHPSLDPARRLFPLPTGGQPLATGPQVAAATARALTTARLTTAAQALGVGLALLDRTVSYVRQRTQFGVPIGSFQAVKHQLADVKIALEFARPLVLGAALTMTREDVAAAKVTACEAAYRAARTALQLHGAIGYTAEYDLSLWLTKARALRTAWGSPDECRATVLSGGRRW